The Agelaius phoeniceus isolate bAgePho1 chromosome 26, bAgePho1.hap1, whole genome shotgun sequence genome has a window encoding:
- the LOC129131040 gene encoding olfactory receptor 4D1-like: MESKNITTTVTEFVLLGLTQSHKVQYCLYGIFFLIYALTWLLNVTIMATVAVDHHLHSPMYFLLANLAFLDISDSSVNTPKLLSGLLAQHRVISFHQCFLQVFFFHFIAGALAFLLLAMVVDRYVAICEPLRYRAIMNLSTCTGLVAAAWLGGFLHSITQTGPLLQLPFCGPNVLDNFYCDIPQVIKLACTDTRVAELQMVFNSGVILISLFVILIISYIGILLKIRTCITEGKQKALSTCGTQITVVSLTFIPCILTYAQPYKKSPGDKVASVIFTVVTPMLNPMIYTLRNTEMKKAIRRTLGKMFLSAGKQKPEWTVDPKSSNLVFP, translated from the coding sequence ATGGAATCAAAGAACATCACCACCACTGTGACAGAATTTGTCCTGTTGGGCCTGACACAGAGCCACAAGGTGCAGTATTGTCTCTATGGGATCTTCTTTCTCATCTATGCACTGACCTGGCTGCTGAACGTCACCATCATGGCCACTGTGGCTGTGGACCACCACCTCCACAGCCCCATGTACTTTCTCCTGGCCAACCTCGCTTTCCTTGACATCAGTGATTCCTCAGTCAACACTCCCAAGCTGCTGTCAGGCCTCCTTGCCCAGCACAGAGTCATCTCCTTCCACCAGTGTTTCCTCCAGGTGTTCTTCTTCCATTTCATTGCGGGTGCCTTGGCGTTTCTGCTCCTGGCAATGGTGGTGGATCGCTACGTGGCCATCTGCGAGCCCCTGCGCTACCGGGCCATCATGAACCTGAGCacctgcacagggctggtggcagctgCATGGCTGGGTGGATTTCTTCATTCCATTACACAAACTggccctctcctgcagctgccattCTGTGGCCCAAATGTACTGGACAATTTCTACTGTGATATCCCCCAGGTCATCAAACTGGCCTGCACTGACACTCGCGTGGCTGAGCTGCAGATGGTGTTTAACAGTGGAGTGATCCTCATCAGCCTTTTTGTAATCTTGATTATTTCTTACATTGGCATCTTGCTGAAGATAAGGACGTGCATCACAGAAGGGAAGCAAAAAGCTCTGTCTACCTGTGGAACACAGATAACTGTTGTGAGCTTAACCTTCATCCCCTGCATCCTCACCTATGCCCAGCCTTATAAGAAATCCCCTGGGGACAAGGTGGCCTCTGTCATTTTCACTGTGGTCACTCCAATGCTGAACCCAATGATCTACACACTCAGAAACACTGAGATGAAAAAGGCCATCAGGAGAACACTGGGCAAAATGTTTCTGtcagcaggaaaacagaaacCAGAGTGGACAGTAGATCCAAAGTCATCAAATCTGGTGTTCCCATGA